A section of the Aphanothece sacrum FPU1 genome encodes:
- a CDS encoding type II toxin-antitoxin system RelE family toxin: protein MKGSANEYRLRIGDYRVRYEIDDSNQKIQILQCKHRKDVYRK, encoded by the coding sequence TTGAAAGGTTCTGCTAATGAATATCGTCTTCGGATAGGGGATTATCGGGTTCGTTATGAAATTGATGACTCTAATCAAAAAATACAGATTTTACAGTGTAAACATCGAAAAGATGTTTATCGTAAATAA
- a CDS encoding nucleotidyltransferase family protein yields the protein MNQIETIKTILREHQPHLKEQYHIKQLGIFGSYVRGEATPESDLDILIEFESGYRFGLLTFCHIENYLSDLLGVNVDLVMKNSLKSKISQQIISEVIYL from the coding sequence ATGAACCAGATAGAAACCATTAAAACTATTTTACGAGAGCATCAACCTCATTTAAAAGAACAATATCATATCAAACAATTGGGAATTTTTGGATCTTATGTAAGAGGGGAAGCAACACCAGAAAGTGACCTAGATATTTTGATTGAATTTGAATCAGGATATCGTTTTGGTTTATTAACCTTTTGTCACATAGAAAACTATCTCAGTGATTTATTAGGAGTTAATGTTGATTTAGTAATGAAGAATAGCCTAAAATCTAAAATTAGTCAACAAATTATTTCAGAAGTAATTTATCTATGA
- a CDS encoding pentapeptide repeat-containing protein has translation MKEIEQYYKVLGLQIGASLEEINQAYRDLAFIWHPDRLPKDNERLLAKAVAKLQEINHAREQLKSVQVLSKPSSRTPVTQEKTAPSTATNYRYRRPSQSQAERPYYRDLTGVDLRGANLKEKDLSGRKLIQANLSYADLSDTFLHKVNLEQANLFRANLFRANLLEANLRQANLQEVNLIGADLSGADLTEADLSGAKVGAGNRILVKLTGTILRGAILPDGSIHP, from the coding sequence ATGAAAGAAATAGAACAGTATTACAAAGTGTTAGGATTACAGATAGGCGCATCTCTTGAGGAGATTAACCAAGCCTATCGTGATTTAGCGTTCATTTGGCATCCTGATCGTCTGCCGAAGGATAATGAGCGATTATTAGCTAAAGCGGTGGCTAAACTCCAAGAAATTAATCACGCTCGTGAACAACTTAAGTCGGTTCAAGTATTATCTAAACCGTCGAGTCGGACTCCAGTTACTCAAGAAAAAACTGCTCCTTCTACTGCCACTAATTATCGTTATCGTCGTCCTTCTCAAAGTCAAGCAGAACGTCCCTATTATCGAGATTTAACGGGAGTTGATTTGAGGGGGGCTAATTTAAAAGAAAAGGATTTATCGGGTAGAAAACTCATTCAAGCGAATTTAAGTTATGCGGATTTGAGTGATACTTTTTTGCATAAAGTTAATTTAGAACAGGCTAATTTATTTCGGGCTAATTTATTTCGGGCTAATTTACTTGAGGCTAATTTACGTCAAGCTAATTTACAGGAAGTTAATTTAATTGGGGCAGATTTGAGTGGGGCAGATTTAACCGAGGCGGATTTATCTGGGGCAAAAGTTGGGGCAGGAAATCGAATTTTAGTGAAGTTAACGGGGACAATTTTAAGGGGAGCAATTTTGCCTGATGGAAGCATTCATCCTTAG
- the rpaB gene encoding response regulator transcription factor RpaB, translating to MEIHKEKILVVDDEASIRRILETRLSMIGYDVVTAADGEEALDIFHKTEPDLVVLDVMMPKLDGYGVCQELRKESDIPIIMLTALGDVADRITGLELGADDYVVKPFSPKELEARIRSVLRRVEKNGAPGIPSSGVISIGSIKIDTNKRQVYKGDERIRLTGMEFSLLELLVSRSGEPFSRSEILQEVWGYTPERHVDTRVVDVHISRLRAKLEDDPSNPELILTARGTGYLFQRILEPGEEL from the coding sequence TTGGAAATTCATAAAGAGAAAATCCTGGTCGTTGATGATGAAGCGAGTATCCGCCGCATTTTGGAAACCCGCCTGTCTATGATTGGCTATGATGTCGTTACCGCAGCCGATGGAGAGGAAGCCTTAGATATCTTTCACAAGACGGAACCTGACTTAGTGGTGTTAGATGTAATGATGCCTAAACTCGATGGTTACGGGGTGTGTCAGGAGTTACGCAAGGAATCGGATATTCCTATTATTATGTTAACGGCTTTAGGAGATGTGGCCGATCGCATTACGGGATTAGAATTAGGAGCAGATGATTATGTCGTTAAACCTTTTTCTCCCAAAGAGTTAGAAGCTAGAATTCGTTCAGTATTACGAAGGGTCGAAAAAAATGGGGCCCCTGGTATTCCCAGTTCTGGGGTTATTTCCATTGGTTCGATTAAAATTGATACTAATAAACGACAAGTTTATAAAGGAGATGAACGCATTCGTTTAACGGGAATGGAATTTAGTTTACTCGAATTATTAGTAAGTCGTTCGGGGGAACCTTTTTCTCGCTCAGAAATTTTACAAGAAGTCTGGGGTTATACCCCTGAACGTCATGTAGATACTCGTGTAGTAGATGTACATATTTCTCGTTTAAGGGCCAAATTAGAAGATGATCCGAGTAATCCTGAATTGATTCTAACTGCTAGAGGAACAGGTTATCTTTTTCAACGAATTTTAGAACCTGGAGAAGAATTATAA
- a CDS encoding M48 family metallopeptidase: protein MNLSKTQLIGLKADDFRHPLDQQATATLKQLPGLDMMVRSLLGSVAEQFFYLNNIAASILVNDKQLPHLYNLLTDACGILDMEPPQLYIQQNPVPNAYTFAMQGKQPFMVLHTSLIEMLTPQEIQGVMAHELGHLKCEHGVYLTLANMMVLGARLLPNWGTAIAQSLQNQMLEWLRCAEFSCDRAALLATQDPKVIMSILMKLAGGSPTLAPQLNLEAFIQQARDYDAISDTILGEMLKQLQTEQLTHPVPVLRAREIDRWATSQDYNHLLETRQIEYNQKANPKGGWRNW, encoded by the coding sequence ATGAATTTGTCAAAAACCCAGTTAATAGGACTCAAAGCGGATGATTTTCGTCATCCTCTCGACCAACAAGCTACTGCCACCTTAAAACAACTTCCGGGCCTCGATATGATGGTACGAAGTTTACTGGGTTCCGTCGCGGAACAATTTTTCTATCTCAATAATATTGCTGCTAGTATTCTCGTTAACGACAAACAACTCCCCCATCTGTACAATTTGCTGACTGATGCTTGTGGTATCCTCGATATGGAACCGCCTCAATTATATATCCAGCAAAATCCCGTCCCTAACGCTTATACCTTTGCTATGCAGGGAAAACAACCCTTTATGGTGTTACATACTTCCCTGATTGAAATGTTAACCCCTCAAGAAATTCAAGGGGTAATGGCCCATGAATTAGGTCATCTTAAGTGTGAACATGGGGTTTACTTAACCTTAGCAAATATGATGGTTTTAGGGGCTAGATTATTGCCCAATTGGGGAACAGCTATCGCCCAATCGTTACAAAACCAAATGTTAGAATGGTTGCGCTGTGCAGAATTTAGTTGCGATCGCGCCGCTTTATTAGCGACCCAAGACCCCAAAGTTATTATGTCAATTTTAATGAAGTTGGCCGGAGGTTCCCCCACTTTGGCCCCACAGTTAAACCTAGAGGCATTTATTCAACAAGCGAGGGATTACGATGCTATTAGCGACACCATATTAGGAGAAATGCTCAAACAGCTACAAACGGAACAATTAACCCATCCAGTCCCAGTATTGCGGGCTAGAGAGATTGATCGTTGGGCTACTTCACAAGATTATAACCACTTGTTAGAAACGCGCCAAATAGAGTATAATCAAAAAGCGAATCCCAAGGGCGGATGGCGGAATTGGTAG
- a CDS encoding tetratricopeptide repeat protein, giving the protein MTDSLETAFEEGLERYKQGESPATLIPHFKQICDCAPKNAPAWACLAWLYLLDEKPALALKAAQKSVKLDGRPPQSRVNLALAMLDNGSTGVRVHIEAAQQIISLDKNIRDDVADNIEDGLTRKPDWKSLQRVKDWLFSA; this is encoded by the coding sequence ATGACCGATTCTTTAGAAACCGCCTTTGAAGAAGGATTAGAACGATATAAACAAGGAGAATCTCCCGCCACCCTAATTCCTCATTTTAAACAAATTTGCGATTGCGCCCCCAAAAATGCCCCCGCTTGGGCCTGTTTAGCTTGGTTATACTTACTCGACGAAAAACCAGCACTGGCCCTCAAAGCTGCTCAAAAAAGTGTTAAACTCGATGGTAGACCGCCTCAATCTCGTGTTAATCTAGCCTTAGCCATGTTAGATAACGGGTCTACAGGGGTCAGAGTTCACATAGAAGCAGCCCAACAAATCATCTCCCTCGACAAAAACATTCGGGATGATGTGGCTGATAATATCGAAGACGGTTTAACTCGTAAACCCGACTGGAAAAGTCTGCAACGGGTTAAAGATTGGTTATTTTCTGCCTAA
- the murA gene encoding UDP-N-acetylglucosamine 1-carboxyvinyltransferase: protein MAANLETKEPILEIKGRNSLKGEVTISGAKNSALVLMAGALLCSEDCRLRNLPSLVDIHCMTQILAALGVKLQRNGDILEINARDIGHDQAPYELVSQLRASFFVIGPLLARLGMTRVPLPGGCAIGARPVDLHVQGLQAMGADVRIEHGVVHACVKGNRKRLQGAKIYLDYPSVGATETIMMAATLAEGETIIENAAQEPEIIDLANFCRSMGANIKGAGTNTIVISGVERLHSTEYHVIPDRIEAGTFLIAGAITHSEISLAPVFPEHLASVIAKLQAMGPKVILEGSDRLRLIPGELRGTDIETLPFPGFPTDMQAQFMALLTLSEGSSVVTETVFENRFGHVAELQRMGADIRVKGKIAVVRGVPFLSGAPVMATDLRASAALVLAGLAAQGTTVVQGLQHLDRGYDNLAGKLQKLGANLRRVNGTVSQKSEEYSTIR from the coding sequence ATGGCTGCTAATCTAGAAACCAAAGAACCCATCTTAGAAATCAAGGGACGTAACTCGTTAAAGGGAGAAGTCACCATTAGTGGGGCGAAAAATTCGGCCTTGGTGCTGATGGCTGGAGCATTGCTTTGTTCTGAAGACTGTCGCTTACGAAATCTACCCTCTTTAGTAGATATCCACTGCATGACCCAAATTTTGGCGGCTTTAGGGGTTAAGTTACAAAGAAATGGTGATATATTAGAAATTAATGCCAGAGATATCGGACATGATCAAGCTCCTTATGAGTTGGTATCTCAACTGCGGGCCAGTTTCTTTGTCATTGGCCCCTTATTAGCGCGGTTAGGGATGACTCGCGTTCCCTTACCTGGAGGATGTGCGATCGGTGCTAGACCTGTCGATCTCCATGTACAAGGTTTACAGGCAATGGGAGCGGATGTTCGCATTGAACATGGGGTAGTTCATGCTTGCGTTAAAGGAAATCGCAAACGGTTACAAGGGGCGAAAATTTATTTAGATTATCCCAGTGTGGGGGCCACCGAAACCATTATGATGGCGGCCACTTTAGCTGAGGGAGAAACTATCATTGAAAATGCGGCCCAAGAACCAGAAATAATCGATTTAGCGAATTTCTGCCGGTCTATGGGGGCTAATATTAAAGGAGCCGGAACCAATACAATTGTCATTTCTGGGGTAGAACGGCTTCATAGTACAGAATATCATGTGATTCCTGATCGCATTGAAGCTGGAACTTTTTTAATTGCGGGGGCCATCACTCATTCAGAAATTAGTCTTGCACCTGTGTTTCCTGAGCATTTAGCCTCGGTGATTGCTAAATTACAGGCGATGGGGCCTAAAGTTATTTTAGAAGGGTCTGATCGCCTACGATTGATTCCTGGAGAATTACGGGGTACGGATATTGAAACCTTGCCTTTTCCTGGTTTTCCCACGGATATGCAGGCCCAGTTTATGGCCCTGTTAACCTTAAGTGAGGGAAGCAGTGTAGTGACAGAAACGGTGTTTGAGAATCGTTTTGGCCATGTGGCAGAATTACAACGTATGGGGGCTGATATTCGCGTTAAGGGCAAAATTGCTGTAGTTCGGGGGGTTCCTTTCCTTTCTGGTGCGCCTGTGATGGCTACAGATTTACGGGCTTCTGCTGCCTTAGTTTTAGCCGGATTAGCTGCCCAAGGAACTACAGTAGTACAAGGTTTGCAGCATTTAGATCGAGGCTATGATAATTTAGCAGGAAAGTTACAGAAGTTAGGGGCTAATCTTCGTCGGGTGAATGGGACAGTTTCCCAAAAATCCGAGGAATATTCAACCATTCGTTAG
- a CDS encoding iron-sulfur cluster assembly accessory protein, which yields MTQATQVQAKGIQLTETALNHVLMLREQQGKDLCLRVGVRQGGCSGMSYMMEFEEPGQNTQQDEVFDYEGFKLICDRKSLLYLYGLVLDYSNAMIGGGFQFTNPNANQTCGCGKSFGV from the coding sequence ATGACACAAGCAACTCAAGTCCAAGCCAAAGGCATTCAACTGACCGAAACTGCCCTCAATCATGTCCTAATGTTACGAGAACAACAAGGAAAAGATCTTTGCTTGCGTGTAGGGGTTCGTCAGGGAGGATGTTCAGGAATGTCCTATATGATGGAATTTGAAGAACCCGGTCAAAATACTCAACAAGATGAAGTCTTCGACTATGAGGGATTTAAACTAATCTGCGATCGCAAAAGTCTCCTGTATCTCTATGGACTGGTTCTCGACTACAGTAATGCCATGATCGGTGGTGGTTTCCAATTTACTAATCCTAACGCCAATCAAACCTGCGGTTGTGGGAAATCTTTCGGCGTATAA
- a CDS encoding BrnA antitoxin family protein: protein MPMSREEQLKILGQMKDSDIDYSDVPATDAEFWQEATVNPAIKVPVTIQLDPSVIAWYKQQVPQGYQSLINSVLEKYMIDHTP from the coding sequence ATGCCTATGTCAAGAGAGGAACAATTAAAGATCCTTGGTCAGATGAAAGATTCTGATATAGATTATTCAGATGTACCTGCTACTGATGCTGAATTTTGGCAAGAAGCGACTGTTAACCCTGCGATAAAAGTTCCTGTAACTATACAGCTTGATCCCTCAGTTATTGCTTGGTACAAACAACAAGTTCCCCAAGGATATCAGTCTTTAATTAATAGTGTACTCGAAAAATATATGATAGATCATACTCCCTAA
- a CDS encoding HepT-like ribonuclease domain-containing protein, translating into MIKRYSEDYLRDIEEAIKLAIEFTEGMNFDEFCQDKKTIFAVARAIQIIGEAIKKLPDNIRQQYPQIPWKDIAKMRDKVTHQYFSVKLDVLWDTVKQDLPLLQSLISSVLDNLKE; encoded by the coding sequence ATGATTAAGCGATATAGTGAAGATTATTTAAGAGACATAGAAGAAGCTATTAAATTAGCAATTGAATTTACAGAAGGGATGAACTTTGATGAATTTTGTCAGGATAAAAAAACTATTTTTGCAGTAGCAAGAGCAATACAAATTATTGGGGAAGCCATCAAAAAACTTCCCGATAATATCAGACAACAATATCCTCAAATTCCTTGGAAAGACATCGCCAAAATGAGGGATAAAGTGACCCATCAATATTTTTCTGTTAAGCTAGATGTGCTTTGGGATACTGTTAAACAAGATCTACCTCTTTTACAATCATTAATTTCTTCTGTATTAGACAACCTAAAAGAATGA
- the radA gene encoding DNA repair protein RadA — MAKSRTIYICSTCGSQSPQWFGKCPSCGVYGTLEEQMVTPSSSGGVARNGRQSHNHSDNRPQVPPKPRISMPFNEIREEEQARFPSGYGELDRVLGGGIVPGSLVLIGGDPGIGKSTLLLQTANQLSQRLPRILYVSAEESAQQIKLRASRLGVAEASSVTEAKESENNNENGKKKPVIISQKMEDKANLFILPETDLEEILKELESLQPQVAVIDSIQTIYFAALTSAPGSVAQVRECTSALMQVAKRDNITLFIVGHVTKEGAIAGPRVLEHLVDTVLYFEGDRYASHRLLRSVKNRFGATHEIGIFEMVEAGLVEVANPSELFLGNRDEFAPGTATVVACEGTRPLVVELQALVSPTSYASPRRSTTGVDYSRLQQILAVLEKRVGIPLSKLDAYVASAGGLGVEEPAADLGIAMAIVASFRDRIVDPRTVLIGEVGLGGQVRLVSQMELRLKEAAKLGFKRAIVPKGQSFADDIGLEIIPVGKVIDAIISAIPPQQKLGGEMSDFSEEDEEIDE; from the coding sequence ATGGCAAAATCTCGAACCATTTATATTTGTAGCACCTGTGGATCTCAATCACCTCAATGGTTTGGCAAATGCCCCAGTTGTGGTGTTTATGGCACTTTGGAAGAACAAATGGTTACTCCTAGTTCCTCTGGAGGGGTTGCACGAAACGGACGGCAATCTCATAACCATTCGGATAATCGTCCCCAGGTTCCCCCAAAACCTCGTATTTCGATGCCATTTAATGAGATTAGAGAAGAAGAACAAGCTAGGTTTCCTTCTGGATATGGAGAATTAGATCGGGTATTAGGAGGAGGAATTGTTCCTGGTTCTTTAGTGTTAATTGGCGGTGATCCTGGTATTGGAAAATCAACTTTATTATTACAAACTGCTAATCAATTATCCCAAAGATTACCCCGTATTCTCTATGTTTCGGCGGAAGAATCAGCCCAACAAATTAAATTACGGGCCTCTCGTTTAGGGGTCGCTGAAGCGAGTAGCGTAACAGAAGCCAAAGAGTCGGAAAATAATAACGAAAATGGGAAAAAAAAACCAGTTATAATTTCTCAAAAAATGGAAGATAAAGCCAATCTTTTTATTCTTCCAGAAACGGATCTAGAGGAAATTTTAAAGGAATTAGAATCTTTACAACCCCAAGTGGCTGTTATTGATAGTATTCAAACTATTTATTTTGCGGCCTTAACTTCGGCCCCTGGTTCTGTGGCCCAAGTTAGAGAATGTACTTCTGCTTTAATGCAGGTGGCAAAGCGGGATAATATTACTTTATTTATTGTTGGTCATGTCACGAAAGAAGGGGCAATTGCGGGCCCGAGAGTTTTGGAACATTTAGTAGATACAGTATTATATTTTGAAGGCGATCGCTATGCCTCCCATCGTCTATTAAGATCGGTTAAAAATCGCTTTGGGGCTACTCATGAAATTGGGATATTTGAAATGGTAGAAGCGGGATTAGTTGAAGTGGCTAACCCTTCGGAATTATTCTTAGGAAATCGGGATGAATTCGCCCCAGGAACTGCAACTGTTGTTGCTTGTGAAGGAACCCGTCCCTTAGTCGTAGAATTGCAAGCTTTAGTCAGTCCCACCAGTTATGCTTCTCCTCGTCGTTCGACTACAGGAGTTGATTATAGTCGTCTACAACAGATATTAGCCGTATTAGAAAAAAGGGTGGGAATTCCTTTATCAAAATTAGATGCTTATGTTGCTTCTGCGGGAGGTTTAGGAGTAGAAGAACCGGCCGCAGATTTAGGAATAGCTATGGCAATTGTAGCCAGTTTTCGAGATAGAATAGTTGACCCTAGAACTGTTTTAATTGGTGAGGTAGGATTAGGAGGACAAGTGCGTTTAGTGTCTCAAATGGAATTACGTTTAAAAGAGGCCGCTAAGTTGGGATTTAAACGAGCAATTGTGCCTAAAGGACAGAGTTTTGCTGATGATATTGGTTTGGAAATTATTCCCGTTGGTAAGGTAATTGATGCAATTATTTCTGCTATTCCTCCTCAACAAAAGTTGGGGGGAGAAATGTCTGATTTTAGTGAGGAAGATGAGGAAATAGATGAATAA
- a CDS encoding TrmH family RNA methyltransferase, whose amino-acid sequence MITSVRNPLVKQIRQLHRTKGRREQNLFLLEGTHLLETACDTNCSLVTLCYTEQWFIRYPQLHSKASQKAQRSELVTPEVLETMATTVNPDGVITTAVYQPLMTSAIADFRLGLILERLQDPGNLGTIIRTAAAIEIDGIWLSDDSVDIDHPKVLRASAGAWFHLPITMTSDLVNLIKTYQEGGVKVIATLPDVNRTYWDLDLTQPTLILLGNEGAGLSQDLINLADETVTIPLGKGVESLNVAIAAALILYEAKRQRTMDN is encoded by the coding sequence ATGATTACCAGTGTTAGGAATCCTCTCGTTAAGCAGATTAGACAATTGCATCGTACTAAGGGACGGCGCGAACAAAACCTGTTTCTTTTGGAAGGAACTCACTTATTAGAGACTGCCTGTGATACGAATTGTTCCCTTGTGACTCTGTGTTATACTGAGCAATGGTTTATTCGTTATCCTCAATTGCACTCAAAAGCTAGTCAAAAGGCTCAACGTAGCGAGTTAGTAACCCCAGAAGTTCTGGAAACTATGGCTACCACTGTTAATCCTGATGGGGTCATTACAACAGCCGTTTATCAACCTTTGATGACTTCAGCGATCGCGGATTTTCGTTTAGGGTTAATCTTAGAAAGATTACAAGATCCGGGCAATTTAGGCACTATTATTAGAACCGCCGCAGCGATAGAAATTGATGGAATTTGGTTAAGTGATGATAGTGTTGATATTGATCATCCTAAAGTATTACGAGCCTCTGCTGGAGCTTGGTTTCATCTTCCAATTACCATGACTTCAGACTTAGTTAATCTCATTAAAACCTATCAAGAAGGTGGGGTAAAAGTTATTGCTACTTTACCAGATGTTAATCGAACTTATTGGGATTTAGATTTAACTCAACCAACTTTAATTTTACTAGGAAATGAAGGAGCAGGATTATCTCAAGATTTAATTAATTTAGCTGATGAAACCGTGACCATTCCTTTAGGTAAAGGAGTTGAATCCTTAAATGTAGCGATCGCAGCAGCATTAATCTTATATGAAGCCAAACGACAACGAACAATGGACAATTGA